The following proteins come from a genomic window of Oncorhynchus mykiss isolate Arlee chromosome 19, USDA_OmykA_1.1, whole genome shotgun sequence:
- the ppie gene encoding LOW QUALITY PROTEIN: peptidyl-prolyl cis-trans isomerase E (The sequence of the model RefSeq protein was modified relative to this genomic sequence to represent the inferred CDS: substituted 2 bases at 2 genomic stop codons): MATEWVGEVDEKVLHAFIPFWDITGIQIPIDYETEKHRGFAFIEFELAEDVAAAIDNMNEFFXRTIRVNIAKPMRIKEGSSRPVWSDDDWLKKFSGTTAEEAEVTESTGESAKXKTADSEPPAKKGRTNPQVYMDIKIGNKPAGRLRFLLRADIAPMPAENFLCLCTHEKGVGFKGSCFHHVIPQFMCQGGDFTNHNGTGCKSIYGRKFEDENFVLKHTAADR, encoded by the exons ATGGCTACAGAGTGGGTGGGGGAG GTGGACGAAAAAGTGCTGCATGCGTTCATTCCGTTCTGGGATATCACAGGTATTCAGATTCCAATAGACTATGAAACGG AGAAGCACAGAGGATTCGCATTTATTGAATTTGAATTGGCTGAA GATGTTGCTGCTGCTATTGATAACATG AATGAGTTCTTTTGAAGAACCATCCGGGTCAACATCGCCAAACCTATGAGGATCAAAGAGGGCTCTTCTCGTCCAG TTTGGTCagatgatgattggctgaaaaaGTTCTCGGGAACGACTGCCGAAGAGGCTGAGGTGACGGAGTCCACTGGAGAATCAGCCAAATAAAAAACAGCAGAt AGTGAGCCACCAGCCAAGAAGGGCAGAACAAACCCCCAGGTTTACATGGACATCAAGATTGGCAATAAGCCAGCAGGGAGACTGCGCTTCCTGCTCCGAGCAGACATTGCTCCTATGCCCGCAG AGAACTTCCTCTGCTTGTGCACACATGAGAAGGGCGTTGGCTTCAAAGGCAGCTGTTTCCACCATGTCATCCCACAGTTCATGTGTCAGGGAGGAGACTTCACCAACCACAATGGCACTGGGTGTAAGTCTATCTACGGGCGAAAGTTTGAGGATGAGAACTTTGTCCTCAAACACACTGCTGCAG